From one Gadus morhua chromosome 8, gadMor3.0, whole genome shotgun sequence genomic stretch:
- the LOC115548978 gene encoding mitofusin-1-like isoform X2, translating to MEPGEASPLRHFVLAKRTVNGIFEQILLYAKEASAFAEETWCGSEGSSVVGQAQCEELLSCCTKLTTIRDVLARRHMKVAFFGRTSNGKSTVINAMLRDRVLPTGIGHTTNCFLRVEGTDGEEPYLTTEASAERRSLQTVNHLAHALHMDPTLDSGSLVKVFWPKGRCTLLRDDLVLMDSPGTDVTEELDSWIDKFCLDADVFVLVGNAESTLMNTEKLFFHKVSERISKPNIFILHNRWDASVTEPDHVEEVRKQHLDRGASFLAEELRVVSLEEAPGRIFFVSAKEVLYSRMHRAQGMPETGGALAEGFHERLREFQSFERTFEEFISQSAVKTKFGQHTVRAGQITQAVRDAMDAVNISAADRKICCLEEREDLRDRLDFVRGQMGRLSSSLRDQISTLSEDVAARVAAAMLDQIRSLAVLVEEFRSDFNPTPDTLALYKAKLVSHVEERMVSSLSYRCSPGVGHDVQATQTSMMESVRPLLSLDAQEHFQLPGSRPDLLLDLNLAQLCGDFQEDIRFRFSLGWTALVTRFIGPVNAKRALAGVDPRIQNMVQEGANLKDEMVVSIATGLVSVTSRASMTVIVIGGVVWRSVGWRLIALSLSLYGLLYLYEKLTWTEVARERALKRQFVEHASQRLRALVPVASHGCSQQVHSHLMSVFSRLSQRVDLSEAELEEQIRLLTFKIQQLESVQRRSKVLRNRATELQGHLDVFSAQYLHG from the exons ATGGAGCCAGGGGAAGCCTCTCCCCTCCGACACTTCGTCCTGGCCAAGCGCACTGTCAACGGCATCTTCGAACAGATCCTGCTGTATGCCAAGGAGGCCTCCGCCTTCGCAGAAG agacgTGGTGTGGGTCGGAGGGCTCCAGCGTGGTGGGTCAGGCTCAGTGCGAGGAGCTGCTGAGCTGCTGCACCAAGCTGACCACCATCAGAGACGTGCTGGCCAGGAGACACATGAAGGTGGCCTTCTTCGGCAG GACCAGCAACGGTAAGAGTACGGTGATCAACGCCATGCTGCGTGACCGCGTGCTGCCCACGGGCATCGGCCACACCACCAACTGCTTCCTGAGGGTGGAGGGCACGGACGGGGAGGAGCCCTACCTCACCACCGAGGCCTCCGCCGAGAGGAGGAGCCTGCAG aCCGTGAACCACCTCGCCCATGCGCTCCACATGGATCCTACGTTAGACTCTGGCAGTCTGGTCAAAGTGTTCTGGCCTAAGGGCCGCTGCACCCTGCTCAGAGACGACCTGGTTCTCATGGacag CCCTGGAACGGACGTGACGGAGGAGCTGGACAGCTGGATCGACAAGTTCTGTTTGGACGCAGACGTCTTCGTCCTGGTGGGGAACGCAGAGTCCACCCTGATGAACACG GAGAAGCTGTTCTTCCACAAGGTGAGCGAGCGGATCTCCAAACCCAACATCTTCATCCTCCACAACCGCTGGGACGCCTCGGTCACAGAGCCCGACCACGTAGAGGAG GTGAGGAAGCAGCACCTGGACCGCGGGGCCAGCTTCCTGGCGGAGGAGCTGAGGGTGGTGAGCCTGGAGGAGGCGCCCGGACGGATCTTCTTCGTCTCCGCCAAGGAGGTGTTGTACTCCAGGATGCACCGCGCCCAGGGAATGCCGGAGACAG ggggcgctCTGGCCGAGGGCTTCCACGAGAGACTCCGAGAGTTCCAGAGCTTTGAGCGGACGTTCGAG GAGTTCATCTCCCAGTCGGCCGTGAAGACCAAGTTCGGCCAGCACACTGTGCGTGCGGGGCAGATCACCCAGGCCGTCAGGGACGCCATGGACGCCGTTAACATTTCCgctgcagacaggaa GATATGCTGCCTTGAAGAGCGGGAGGATCTGCGGGACCGCCTGGACTTTGTCCGAGGTCAGATGGGTCGTCTGAGCTCCAGCCTCCGGGACCAGATCAGCACCCTGAGCGAGGACGTGGCCGCCCGG gtggcggcggccatgttggatcaGATCCGGAGTCTggcggtgctggtggaggagttcCGGTCGGACTTCAACCCCACTCCCGACACCCTGGCCCTCTACAAGGCT aaaCTGGTGTCCCatgtggaggagaggatggTGAGCTCCTTGTCGTACCGCTGCTCCCCAGGAGTCGGCCATGACGTCCAGGCGACCCAGACCAGCATGATGG aGAGCGTGCGCCCGCTGCTGTCCCTGGACGCCCAGGAGCACTTCCAGCTGCCGGGCTCCAGGCCCGACCTGCTTCTGGACCTGAACCTGGCCCAGCTCTGTGGAGACTTCCAGGAGGACATCCGCTTCCGCTTCTCTCTGGGCTGGACCGCCCTGGTCACCCGGTTCATCGGCCCCGTCAACGCCAAGAGGGCGCTGGCCGGCGTGGACCCCAGGATCCAG AACATGGTGCAGGAAGGAGCCAACCTGAAGGATGAGATGGTGGTCTCCATAGCGACGGGCCTGGTGTCGGTGACCTCTCGCGCCTCCATGACGGTGATAGTCATCGGTGGGGTG GTGTGGCGCTCGGTGGGCTGGCGTCTCATCGCGCTGTCCCTGTCGCTCTACGGCCTGCTCTACCTGTACGAGAAGCTCACCTGGACGGAGGTGGCCCGGGAGCGCGCTCTGAAGCGCCAGTTCGTGGAGCACGCCTCGCAGCGGCTGCGGGCCCTCGTCCCCGTGGCCAGCCACGGCTGCAGCCAGCAGGTCCACTC ACACCTGATGTCGGTCTTCAGCCGCCTGAGTCAGCGTGTGGATCTGAGCGaggcggagctggaggagcagatcCGCCTGCTCACCTTCAAGATTCAGCAGCTGGAAAGTGTCCAGCGCCGCTCCAAGGTCCTCAG GAACAGAGCCACTGAACTGCAAGGCCACCTGGATGTTTTCTCAGCTCAGTACCTCCACGGCTGA
- the LOC115548978 gene encoding mitofusin-1-like isoform X1: MEPGEASPLRHFVLAKRTVNGIFEQILLYAKEASAFAEETWCGSEGSSVVGQAQCEELLSCCTKLTTIRDVLARRHMKVAFFGRTSNGKSTVINAMLRDRVLPTGIGHTTNCFLRVEGTDGEEPYLTTEASAERRSLQTVNHLAHALHMDPTLDSGSLVKVFWPKGRCTLLRDDLVLMDSPGTDVTEELDSWIDKFCLDADVFVLVGNAESTLMNTEKLFFHKVSERISKPNIFILHNRWDASVTEPDHVEEVRKQHLDRGASFLAEELRVVSLEEAPGRIFFVSAKEVLYSRMHRAQGMPETGGALAEGFHERLREFQSFERTFEEFISQSAVKTKFGQHTVRAGQITQAVRDAMDAVNISAADRKICCLEEREDLRDRLDFVRGQMGRLSSSLRDQISTLSEDVAARVAAAMLDQIRSLAVLVEEFRSDFNPTPDTLALYKAKLVSHVEERMVSSLSYRCSPGVGHDVQATQTSMMESVRPLLSLDAQEHFQLPGSRPDLLLDLNLAQLCGDFQEDIRFRFSLGWTALVTRFIGPVNAKRALAGVDPRIQNMVQEGANLKDEMVVSIATGLVSVTSRASMTVIVIGGVVWRSVGWRLIALSLSLYGLLYLYEKLTWTEVARERALKRQFVEHASQRLRALVPVASHGCSQQVHSHLMSVFSRLSQRVDLSEAELEEQIRLLTFKIQQLESVQRRSKVLRSVQPPQELLKSLSLASCSSSLYPKLLTFRNRATELQGHLDVFSAQYLHG; this comes from the exons ATGGAGCCAGGGGAAGCCTCTCCCCTCCGACACTTCGTCCTGGCCAAGCGCACTGTCAACGGCATCTTCGAACAGATCCTGCTGTATGCCAAGGAGGCCTCCGCCTTCGCAGAAG agacgTGGTGTGGGTCGGAGGGCTCCAGCGTGGTGGGTCAGGCTCAGTGCGAGGAGCTGCTGAGCTGCTGCACCAAGCTGACCACCATCAGAGACGTGCTGGCCAGGAGACACATGAAGGTGGCCTTCTTCGGCAG GACCAGCAACGGTAAGAGTACGGTGATCAACGCCATGCTGCGTGACCGCGTGCTGCCCACGGGCATCGGCCACACCACCAACTGCTTCCTGAGGGTGGAGGGCACGGACGGGGAGGAGCCCTACCTCACCACCGAGGCCTCCGCCGAGAGGAGGAGCCTGCAG aCCGTGAACCACCTCGCCCATGCGCTCCACATGGATCCTACGTTAGACTCTGGCAGTCTGGTCAAAGTGTTCTGGCCTAAGGGCCGCTGCACCCTGCTCAGAGACGACCTGGTTCTCATGGacag CCCTGGAACGGACGTGACGGAGGAGCTGGACAGCTGGATCGACAAGTTCTGTTTGGACGCAGACGTCTTCGTCCTGGTGGGGAACGCAGAGTCCACCCTGATGAACACG GAGAAGCTGTTCTTCCACAAGGTGAGCGAGCGGATCTCCAAACCCAACATCTTCATCCTCCACAACCGCTGGGACGCCTCGGTCACAGAGCCCGACCACGTAGAGGAG GTGAGGAAGCAGCACCTGGACCGCGGGGCCAGCTTCCTGGCGGAGGAGCTGAGGGTGGTGAGCCTGGAGGAGGCGCCCGGACGGATCTTCTTCGTCTCCGCCAAGGAGGTGTTGTACTCCAGGATGCACCGCGCCCAGGGAATGCCGGAGACAG ggggcgctCTGGCCGAGGGCTTCCACGAGAGACTCCGAGAGTTCCAGAGCTTTGAGCGGACGTTCGAG GAGTTCATCTCCCAGTCGGCCGTGAAGACCAAGTTCGGCCAGCACACTGTGCGTGCGGGGCAGATCACCCAGGCCGTCAGGGACGCCATGGACGCCGTTAACATTTCCgctgcagacaggaa GATATGCTGCCTTGAAGAGCGGGAGGATCTGCGGGACCGCCTGGACTTTGTCCGAGGTCAGATGGGTCGTCTGAGCTCCAGCCTCCGGGACCAGATCAGCACCCTGAGCGAGGACGTGGCCGCCCGG gtggcggcggccatgttggatcaGATCCGGAGTCTggcggtgctggtggaggagttcCGGTCGGACTTCAACCCCACTCCCGACACCCTGGCCCTCTACAAGGCT aaaCTGGTGTCCCatgtggaggagaggatggTGAGCTCCTTGTCGTACCGCTGCTCCCCAGGAGTCGGCCATGACGTCCAGGCGACCCAGACCAGCATGATGG aGAGCGTGCGCCCGCTGCTGTCCCTGGACGCCCAGGAGCACTTCCAGCTGCCGGGCTCCAGGCCCGACCTGCTTCTGGACCTGAACCTGGCCCAGCTCTGTGGAGACTTCCAGGAGGACATCCGCTTCCGCTTCTCTCTGGGCTGGACCGCCCTGGTCACCCGGTTCATCGGCCCCGTCAACGCCAAGAGGGCGCTGGCCGGCGTGGACCCCAGGATCCAG AACATGGTGCAGGAAGGAGCCAACCTGAAGGATGAGATGGTGGTCTCCATAGCGACGGGCCTGGTGTCGGTGACCTCTCGCGCCTCCATGACGGTGATAGTCATCGGTGGGGTG GTGTGGCGCTCGGTGGGCTGGCGTCTCATCGCGCTGTCCCTGTCGCTCTACGGCCTGCTCTACCTGTACGAGAAGCTCACCTGGACGGAGGTGGCCCGGGAGCGCGCTCTGAAGCGCCAGTTCGTGGAGCACGCCTCGCAGCGGCTGCGGGCCCTCGTCCCCGTGGCCAGCCACGGCTGCAGCCAGCAGGTCCACTC ACACCTGATGTCGGTCTTCAGCCGCCTGAGTCAGCGTGTGGATCTGAGCGaggcggagctggaggagcagatcCGCCTGCTCACCTTCAAGATTCAGCAGCTGGAAAGTGTCCAGCGCCGCTCCAAGGTCCTCAGGTCCGTCCAACCACCGCAGGAACTTCTTAAATCACTCAGTTTAGCTAGCTGTAGCAGCAGCTTGTACCCAAAGCTACTTACGTTCAG GAACAGAGCCACTGAACTGCAAGGCCACCTGGATGTTTTCTCAGCTCAGTACCTCCACGGCTGA